In Bos indicus x Bos taurus breed Angus x Brahman F1 hybrid chromosome 23, Bos_hybrid_MaternalHap_v2.0, whole genome shotgun sequence, the genomic window TGCTGTTACTTACCTGTCTTGGGTCCAGACCTCCTGCTAACCCCATCACTCCATCCTGGGCATGCCCGCCAGTATCCCCTTGCCTCAGGACTTTGTGACCTTACCAATGCTGTATGCTATTGCAGTATTTATCCTGTTACTGAGAATACTGTGCTTTTTAAATGAAGCTATACCAACTTTTAGGCACCAAACCCAACTGTTGGTTCATATTGAATGGATGGTCGAACAGAAAATTCCTGGGCTGTTTGAAATGAACTATTCTTCAACCAGATCTCTCTAACCCTGCTATTAATTGAGCTATTGAAACCAAGGGTaggacatttatttattcttgttcaTTTTAGTATTTCTGGCTTTGTGCCATCACTTCCAGCTTCTTAggatatatttgaatattaattGCAGGTAATATATTAAGCCAGCTTCCCGATAGCTCAGttgagaaagaatctgcctgcaatgcaggagaccctggttcaattcctgggtcaggaagatctgctggagaaggaataggctatccactccagtattcagtaTAATATAGTAAGCACCCCTTCCAGCCTTCTGTTGCCTCTAAATATGATAACCAAACCACTTAATAAGATGTTGAACAGAATAGAACTGAAAATAGAGTTCTTGCGtaccagaaggcaatggcaccccactccagtactcttgcctggaaaatcccatgaacggaggagcctggtgggctgcagtccatggggtcgctgagtcagacacgactgagcgacttcactttcacttttcactttcatgcattggaggaggaaatggcaacccactccagtgttcttgcccggagaatcctagggacggggaagcctggtgggctgccgtccatggggtcccacagagttggacacgactgaagtgacttagcaaagcaTAGCGTAGCATTTGCCCCACACTGACATTGAACAGTTAAGGTCCACGATACAGAAACTAAGTGTCTGATGAATGACTATGTGATACACCTCCTTTGAGGTATGCTTATTCAGTCAGCCATGAAGATATCTAATTATGCTATCACCTAGCATACCTTTCTCCATTTTGGAAATTTCAAACATGTCAGAGTTGGGCCTACTTTTAACATTTAACCTAAACAAAGTGCGTTCTGCCTTTGCACTACACAGATCAACCTGTTTAATAATTCAGTAAAACAAGAGATTTGTATGCCAGGACTTCAAGAATCCTTGCCAAGTCCTACTGACCCCTCCCATCGGGTCCAGGTGTTCTGTCTTTTAAATGGTCGCATGGTTTTTCCAGAGCTGACACAAGCTCACCAGGCtctatttcctcctctttaaaaCGAAAACTGTGTATCTGTTGTGCATGGACATTATATGCCAGTCATGGGTTTCACTCAAACTGAGAAACTCACAGGATGGTGGGTGCTGGGCAGAGCAACCCAGTGTATCGCCCTGACCTTGGAATGCATGTTTAGGACTGTATGTATCAGATTCTAGGCGTGTTTTCCATTCAGAGCAGTTAGTTTGTATTTATGGGACTTGGAATCAGTAGGGACCATCTCATTTTCCTGTCACTTCTGGAACAAGCTGAATCCATGGTAATGGGTAGGGGGTTCCAGGGATTTTTGAATGATAGCAAAGATAGAAGTGTCTTCCTTTATTAAAGTTTGCTTTTCCTCCCAGAGATGACTGAATCATATGTATAATTTACAATAATAGTCTTTTTAAAGTGTGTTTCCTTAGAGTTTTCAAAGACAGACAGAACCAGAAGAAAAGGAGCATCTGTTATTTAGAACTGTATCAGGTTTAGGTGACCCCAAAGGAAACAGCTGAGTTCTCCCTAAATATTCCTGTACGTGCTTAGTCAAtgagtcgtttccgactcttttgcaaccccgtggactatagcccgccaagcttctctgtccatgggatttcccctgcaagaatactggagtgggttgccattcccttctccaggggatctttccaactcagggattgaacccaggtctcctgcattgcaggcggattcttcactgtctgagccaccaggggaataACCCTAAATATTAGCTGCTGGTCTCCAAGGCGCCATCAGTTCTGTTTGCTCACAGCGCCTAGTTTGGTTTCCCAGCACCTACTCCATTAGGAAGAGGCTGAGGTGTTTACTTAGGAGCTTAGGTGTACAGGCTGAGGTTCTCACACCTTGCTGTGCATATGAATCATCTGgggattttgttaaaatgcacTCTGAATCAGGAGCTTTGGATAGGACCTGAGTCTCTGCATTTCTAAAGCTGCTGGGGGAGCTGGTCTGAGGACCACACTTGAATAGCAAGGCCCTATGCCACTGAGCTAAATTTTAAGATACTGATGGAGAGAGAGATACAAATGTAGATGTGAAGATGCTTAAGATGACTCTACTCAGAACAGTGATTAACAGGCAAATCATACGTAGTAAACCCTATGTAAATTTGCCTTGATCCATCTATTGACCCCTGTCCACTTCCCCTTTCCTAATAATAATGTTTAAACATGATCTGCATGTGTGGCTCTTTGGTACCTTTGCAGTTATATAATCGTGCTCAGCCCCATGTTTCTGTTGCGGCAGGTGCATCCGGAGGCACACGCCTCCACTGGGGGACTCAGGTGAACGAACCATTGGTGTGTTTCAGCACTGAAAAGGCAATTAGGGACATGAAGGCCATTTGTCTGCAGCTAGAAAGAAACCCTAAAAGCAGACATCCACTCTCCTTTCTTATTCTCTTCTTCctagtctctttctctctcccttttccctCCTGCACTTTCTACCTTCATAGATTTTACCTCTCCGTTTTTTTTCATCCCGTGAACCATCATCCAGTGCACCAGGGACATGGCGGCATCCTGTGGTGCCCTCTCGTGGTTCACTGAAAATATAGCTAGACACAGTCCCTACTCTCACAATGACTTCCCCTGCTGAGAGATACAGACAGCACGGAGAGCCATTGAAGCGCAGAACAGGGACAGGTGCCCCAGAATTACAGCAACCCAAGTCAGTAGCTGCATTGGTAAATAGGAAATATGGTCCTTCTAAATGTAGGAGGGGGAGTTGAAATTTGTATCCGTCTGGCCCCAGGGTTGCTCCAGTTAATCTTTGTATCCTTGACTTATTGTCAGTATTATCTGGAAAAGATGTTTATCAATGGACCACTTTTCAGAAGAGTGCATTTGAAGTTGTGTGTTAAGGCCGATGTGTTTTAGCGGTCCATTAGCAGAAAAACCAGCCATGGAATCTATAATGAGATCTTTAAGACCAACAAAGCCACCCAGTGtctctcaaaacaaacaaaaaaactgtaaataaaccAGGGCACTGCTAAGCACCAAGTCGGCATTGTTTTTTCAAATTCACTAAAGCTGAGTTCTGTTTTAAAAAGTACCTTCAGAGGAGTTTTCTAGCTTTGTGTATGGTGCATTCCATCGTGCAGCAATTTCACATTTGCATTGCTAATGGACCTCTCTGCAAACGTGTTTGACATTTTGCTTGGCTTTGAAAGGACTTTTATGCTGCTATTTTTTCCTTCCCTAGAGCTGCCTTGGGCTAATTAACCTATTCCCTTACTGGCTGGGCCTACTATATGCAAATACTCTCCTTCTGGATTCTGACACACTACTCTTACATGAACATCCCTAATGAAATCCTGTGGGGTTTTATTGGAGCAGTGTTACTGTGGGGCCAGCAGGGGGCGCATGGAGCAGTTCACGTTCAGTCCATCCCCTAAATTACTTTCCTTTGCTAGTCCCAGTGGGAATGCCAGTTTATGCAGTTCTCTTTCTTAGAGTAACTTGAAACCTAGAGATAAAAGATCAGTATCAGCACTTTTTAAGCAGTCAAAAGCGTCAACTCTTTTCAGTTTTGGtagtttaattttattctgtCGTTTTGAAAACAGCACTGTCATCTCAGTAGATTTGTATAATATTAGGTGTAAATTACATACCATGAACTTCCTAAGAGAAGGCTATATATATACCTGCGGCTTAATAAAGCCGGAGGTTGGGAGGGTAATGCTGAAAACTGCTGCCTTATTGTGTCTATTTTAACATCATACTATAGAAAGTGGGTCTGGGTAGGAGAAATGCTAAAACCCAGGTCCTGGAATTCCCAGATTCAGCAACTGTCCAGGATCACAGAACAAGACTGCTCACAGCCTGTAGGCAACCCTCACATCTGCCTCCTGTTAGCCTAGTTCCTGTTGGTTCCACTGATGATCTGCCTCTTGCCAGGTGGACATCTGTCTGCCTACACAGTCCTGGAAACAGAGTTCAGTGGTTCCTGAAAGACTGAGATAGGTGTCCTATCTCAGATTAAAACTGGCTCGCTACTTGTATGTCCAGGCTGAAACACACAGCCCTGATTGGTCTGGCAGAGGCTGCATCTCTAGGGTTCATGGTGGACTGGCCCTTTCCAAGCAGAGGGTGGAGAGGATGGAGAGAGAATTCAAAGAGCTTGGATAGGAAGTACGAGGCAGAGACGAAGCAAGCATGTTGCCCTCATGAAGGACACCCTCAATGCCTgaatattgcatttttaaaaaccaaaccatGTTCCTGTTTTAACTGTCTCATAGATTCCTTTTGGCTGTTACCATATGAGTAGCTGTACTGGGAGCTGTTTGGAAACGTGTAGAGAACATAATTATTTGGGGCTGCCTCTGCTCAGTTGGCCTGTatgtagtgtgtgtgtttatgtctgtgtgtgtgtgttaggcaaGAGAGAATTGTTGTAAATCCAGTATGGACCCAGAATCACTAGAATCTTTGAGTAGCGCCTATggcagagcttccctgatagctcagctggtaaagaatctgcctgcaatgcaggagacccgggttcaattcctgggttgggaagataccctggtgaagggaaaggatacccactccagtattctggtctggagaattaaGGCATGGAGCAAGTCAAaccgagaattccatggagtcgcaaagagtcatgactgagccacttccactttcactatGGCAGAGGAGGACTCAGATAACCTATGAAATCCACTGGGGACTTCCGTTCCTAACCTGGTCCTCGCAGTGCTTGGCTGAGGACCGCTGATCGTCACTGGTGCGGTCCTCCTTGTAGGCTTCATTTGATCCTCCAGAGACTGGGTAAAGCTAGAGCTGAAGAGTGGGAGGGCCATTTCTGGGAGGGAAACTAAGAAATGCATTGTTTGCCCTCCAAAAAGGAAAGGGTGGGGGTAGGAGAAGAGGGTATTGAGAGAGAGATCTTAGAAGACTGACTAAATCCATAAAAAAGGTTTGACTTGCTCCGTGGCTTAATGATCTTCCTGATGTCCTACCCAGCACGGCCAGCGTTTTACCTGCTCTAATAGTGGGGCTGGCGGCAGGATTTTGGGGGATTCACATGAATCTCGCGGGAGGGGGTTCTTTTCCGGTGTTGATGTTCTGACGCCCTGTTCCCCCACCCCTTTCTCCCCCTTGGTCCCGACCCTCTGCCTTTTCCCAGATTCCAGAGCAGCTGCTGGAGGATCGCACCCACGGGGAGATGATTCCTCATGAAGAGCCTGGATCCCCTACAGAAATCAAATGTGACTTTCCGTTTATCAGACTAAAACCAGAGCCAGTCCGACAGTGAGACGGTCACCGTGGAGGGGGGACGGCGAAAAATGAAATCCAACCAAGAGCGCAGCAACGAATGCCTGCCTCCCAAGAAGCGCGAGATCCCCGCCACCAGCCGGCCGTCCTCGGAGGACAAGGCGGTGCCCAGCGACAACCACCGCGCGGAGAACGCGGCATGGCTCCCCGGCGCCCGGGGCCACGTGGGCGGGCGGCTGGGGCCAGCGGGGCCCCCGGCGGAGCTCGCAGCGGAGCTCGGTTTACAGCAGGGAATAGGTTTACACAAAGCGCTGTCCACGGGGCTGGACTACTCCCCGCCCAGCGCGCCCCGGTCCGTCCCGGCGGTGACGTCCACCACGACGATGCCCGCGGCGTACCCGCCGCCCCCTCCGTCCGGGGCCCCAGTATCCCCGGTGCAGTACGCCCACCTGCCGCACACGTTACAGTTCATCGGGTCTTCCCAGTACAGTGGGCCCTACGCCGGCTTCATCCCTTCCCAGCTGATCTCGCCCACAGCCAGCCCGGTCACCAGCGCGGTGGCCTCGGCGGTGGGCGCCGCCACGCCCGCTCAGCGCTCCCAGCTGGAGGCCTATAGCAGCCTGCTGGCCGACATGGGCGGGCTGAGCCGAGCCTCCGGACACAAGGCTGAGCCACCGccaccgccgccaccgccgcAGCACCTAGGACGGACAGCAGGGCTCCTCCCCCCGGGGTCCCCACCGCACCCCCAGCAGAGCCAGTACGTGCGCATCTCCAGCTCGCCGCAGAACGCCGCACGCCCGGCCTCGCCGCCGACCCTCCCCGTCCACCTGCACACGCACCCGACCATGATCCCACACACGCTCACCCTGGGGCCCTCCCCGCAGGTGGTCGTGCAGTACACCGACTCCAGCAGCCACTTTGTCACCCGTGAGGGCACCAAGAAGGCCGAGAGCAGCCGGCTGCAGCAGGCCATGCAGGCCAAGGAGATGCTGAACGGGGAGGTGGAGAAGGGCCGCCGGTACGGGGCGCCCCCCGCGGCCGACCTGGGCTTGGTGAAGGCGGCCAGCAAGGCGGTGCCCCACCCGTATGAGTCCAGGCACGTGGTGGTCCACCCCGGCCCCGCTGACTACAGCGTCCGCGACGCGTCGGGGGTGCGGGCCTCCGTGATGGTCCTGCCCAACAGCAGCACCCCCGCCGCCGACCTCGAGGGGCAGCAGGTCACCCACCGGGAGAACTCGCCGTCCGCCCTCAACGACAAGAGTGGCCTGCACTTGGGGAAGCCCGGGCACCGCTCCTATGCACTGTCCCCGCAGCAGGTGCTGGGCCCCGAAGGTGTGAAGGCCGTCGCCACGCTGTCCCCGCACACGGTCATCCAGACCACACACAGCGCCTCTGAGGCCCTCCCCGTCGGGCTGCCGGCCACGGCCTTCTACGCGGGCACGCAGCCGCCGGTCATCGGCTACCTGAGCGGCCAGCAGCAAGCGATCACCTACGCCGGCGGCCTGCCCCCGCACCTGGTCATCCCGGGCACCCAGCCCCTGCTCATCCCCGTGGGCAGCGCTGACCTGGAGGGGTCGGGCGCCGCCTCGGCCATCGTCACATCGTCGCCCCAGTTTGCTGCAGTGCCTCACACGTTCGTCACCACCGCCCTGCCCAAGAGCGAGAACTTCGGCCCCGAGGCCCTGGTCACCC contains:
- the ATXN1 gene encoding ataxin-1 isoform X1, translated to MKSNQERSNECLPPKKREIPATSRPSSEDKAVPSDNHRAENAAWLPGARGHVGGRLGPAGPPAELAAELGLQQGIGLHKALSTGLDYSPPSAPRSVPAVTSTTTMPAAYPPPPPSGAPVSPVQYAHLPHTLQFIGSSQYSGPYAGFIPSQLISPTASPVTSAVASAVGAATPAQRSQLEAYSSLLADMGGLSRASGHKAEPPPPPPPPQHLGRTAGLLPPGSPPHPQQSQYVRISSSPQNAARPASPPTLPVHLHTHPTMIPHTLTLGPSPQVVVQYTDSSSHFVTREGTKKAESSRLQQAMQAKEMLNGEVEKGRRYGAPPAADLGLVKAASKAVPHPYESRHVVVHPGPADYSVRDASGVRASVMVLPNSSTPAADLEGQQVTHRENSPSALNDKSGLHLGKPGHRSYALSPQQVLGPEGVKAVATLSPHTVIQTTHSASEALPVGLPATAFYAGTQPPVIGYLSGQQQAITYAGGLPPHLVIPGTQPLLIPVGSADLEGSGAASAIVTSSPQFAAVPHTFVTTALPKSENFGPEALVTQAAYPAMVQAQIHLPVAQSVASPAAAAPPTLPPYFMKGSIIQLANGELKKVEDLKTEDFIQSAEISTDLKIDSSTVERIADSHSPGVAVIQFAVGDHRAQVSVEVLVEYPFFVFGQGWSSCCPERTSQLFDLPCSKLSVGDVCISLTLKNLKNGSVKKGQPVDPASVLLKHSKADGLAGSRHRYAEQENGISQGSAQMLSENGELKFPEKTGLPATPLLTKIEPSKPAATRKRRWSAPETRKLEKSEDEPPLTLPKPSLISQEVKICIEGRSNVALQSFSRSKMLKVSKWFQGMNVNYELVCDNE
- the ATXN1 gene encoding ataxin-1 isoform X2 — its product is MKSNQERSNECLPPKKREIPATSRPSSEDKAVPSDNHRAENAAWLPGARGHVGGRLGPAGPPAELAAELGLQQGIGLHKALSTGLDYSPPSAPRSVPAVTSTTTMPAAYPPPPPSGAPVSPVQYAHLPHTLQFIGSSQYSGPYAGFIPSQLISPTASPVTSAVASAVGAATPAQRSQLEAYSSLLADMGGLSRASGHKAEPPPPPPPPQHLGRTAGLLPPGSPPHPQQSQYVRISSSPQNAARPASPPTLPVHLHTHPTMIPHTLTLGPSPQVVVQYTDSSSHFVTREGTKKAESSRLQQAMQAKEMLNGEVEKGRRYGAPPAADLGLVKAASKAVPHPYESRHVVVHPGPADYSVRDASGVRASVMVLPNSSTPAADLEGQQVTHRENSPSALNDKSGLHLGKPGHRSYALSPQQVLGPEGVKAVATLSPHTVIQTTHSASEALPVGLPATAFYAGTQPPVIGYLSGQQQAITYAGGLPPHLVIPGTQPLLIPVGSADLEGSGAASAIVTSSPQFAAVPHTFVTTALPKSENFGPEALVTQAAYPAMVQAQIHLPVAQSVASPAAAAPPTLPPYFMKGSIIQLANGELKKVEDLKTEDFIQSAEISTDLKIDSSTVERIADSHSPGVAVIQFAVGDHRAQVSVEVLVEYPFFVFGQGWSSCCPERTSQLFDLPCSKLSVGDVCISLTLKNLKNGSVKKGQPVDPASVLLKHSKADGLAGSRHRYAEQENGISQGSAQMLSENGELKFPEKTGLPATPLLTKIEPSKPAATRKRRWSAPETRKLEKSEDEPPLTLPKPSLISQEVKICIEGRSNVGK